In Lemur catta isolate mLemCat1 chromosome 1, mLemCat1.pri, whole genome shotgun sequence, one DNA window encodes the following:
- the NUMB gene encoding protein numb homolog isoform X8: protein MHICEDAVKRLKAERKFFKGFFGKTGKKAVKAVLWVSADGLRVVDEKTKDLIVDQTIEKVSFCAPDRNFDRAFSYICRDGTTRRWICHCFMAVKDTGERLSHAVGCAFAACLERKQKREKECGVTATFDASRTTFTREGSFRVTTATEQAEREEIMKQMQDTKKAETDKTVVGSSVASGNTAPSPSSPTSPTLDATASLEMNNPHAIPRRHAPIEQLARQGSFRGFPALSQKMSPFKRQLSLRINELPSTMQRKTDFPIKNAVPEVEGEAESISSLCSQITNAFSTPSEDPFSSAPMTKPVTVVAPQSPTFQANGTDSAFHVLAAKPAHTALSPVAMPVRETNPWAHAPDAANKEIAATRSGTEWGQSSSAASPGLLQAGHRRTPSEADRWLEEVSKSVRAQQPQASAAPLQPVLQPPPPTAISHPAPPFQGNAFLTSQPMPVGVVPPLQPAFVPAQSYPVANGMPYPAPNVPVVGITPSQMVANVFGTASHPQAAHPHQSPSLAKQQTFPQYETSSTTTSPFYKPPAQHLNGSAAFNGVDDGRLASGDKHTEVPAGTCPVDPFEAQWAALESKSKQRTNPSPTNPFSSDLQKTFEIEL from the exons GACCTCATAGTTGACCAGACAATAGAGAAAGTTTCTTTCTGTGCCCCAGATAGGAACTTTGATAGAGCCTTCTCTTACATATGTCGTGATGGCACTACTCGGCGCTGGATCTGTCACTGCTTCATGGCTGTCAAGGACACG GGTGAAAGATTGAGCCATGCTGTAGGCTGTGCTTTTGCAGCCTGTTTAGAGCGTAAGCAGAAGCGGGAGAAGGAATGTGGAGTGACTGCTACTTTTGATGCTAGTCGGACCACTTTTACAAGAGAAGGATCATTCCGTGTCACAACAGCCACCGAACAAGCAGAAAGAGAGGAGATCATGAAACAAATGCAAGATACCAAGAAAG CTGAAACAGATAAGACAGTGGTTGGTTCATCAGTGGCCTCTGGCAACACTGCGCCATCCCCGTCCTCTCCCACCTCTCCCACTTTGGATGCTACTGCCTCTCTGGAGATGAACAATCCTCATGCTATCCCACGCCGGCATGCGCCGATTGAACAGCTTGCTCGCCAAGGCTCTTTCCGAGGATTTCCTGCTCTTAGCCAGAAGATGTCACCCTTTAAACGCCAACTATCCCTACGCATCAATGAGTTGCCTTCCACTATGCAGAGGAAGACTGATTTCCCCATAAAAAATGCAG TGCCAGAGGTAGAAGGGGAGGCAGAAAGCATCAGCTCCCTGTGCTCACAGATCACCAATGCCTTCAGCACCCCTTCTGAGGACCCCTTCTCATCTGCCCCGATGACCAAACCAGTAACAGTGGTGGCACCACAATCTCCTACCTTCCAAG CTAATGGCACTGACTCAGCCTTCCATGTGCTTGCTGCTAAGCCAGCCCATACTGCTCTTTCACCCGTAGCAATGCCTGTGCGTGAAACCAACCCTTGGGCCCATGCCCCTGATGCTGCTAACAAGGAAATTGCAGCCACACGTTCGG GGACCGAGTGGGGTCAATCTTCCAGTGCTGCCTCTCCAGGTCTCCTCCAGGCTGGTCATAGACGTACTCCCTCTGAAGCCGACCGATGGTTAGAAGAGGTGTCTAAGAGCGTCCGGGCTCAGCAGCCCCAGGCCTCAGCTGCTCCTTTGCAGCCAGTTCTCCAGCCGCCTCCACCTACTGCCATCTCCCATCCAGCACCACCTTTCCAAGGGAATGCATTCCTCACCTCTCAGCCTATGCCAGTGGGTGTGGTCCCACCCCTGCAGCCAGCCTTTGTCCCTGCCCAGTCCTATCCTGTGGCCAACGGGATGCCCTATCCAGCCCCTAACGTGCCTGTGGTGGGCATCACTCCGTCTCAGATGGTAGCCAATGTGTTTGGCACTGCAAGCCATCCTCAGGCTGCCCACCCCCATCAGTCACCAAGCCTGGCCAAGCAGCAGACATTCCCTCAGTATGAGACAAGCAGTACTACCACCAGTCCCTTCTATAAGCCTCCTGCTCAGCACCTCAACGGTTCTGCAGCTTTCAATGGTGTAGACGATGGCAGGTTGGCCTCAGGAGACAAGCACACAGAGGTTCCTGCAGGTACCTGCCCCGTGGATCCTTTTGAAGCCCAATGGGCTGCATTAGAAAGCAAGTCCAAGCAGCGTACTAATCCTTCCCCTACCAACCCGTTCTCCAGTGACTTACAGAAGACGTTTGAAATTGAACTTTAA